The following coding sequences lie in one Pseudomonas monsensis genomic window:
- a CDS encoding 2OG-Fe dioxygenase family protein, producing MIVLNREVGESLRRDKYVNVQGGDFNLYGHFADFVRLTKSWENMEPDSYYGQAEAGMRYRRYSDFEYNPKTRELKQLEHRAYVQSKENNAYVGGVVRHFQDFSDEVITSPVMRSLIDTDFEVYKSVLPEELHDEIWQCQIHQIRIEIKPGKQLEITPEGIHCDGYPFSGVHFWGRNNVEGAESRLYDIHENQLASTTYKEILDTTYFLDRDMRHYVTPARNTHTHAMAYRQILAISFSRPGTAFDIVR from the coding sequence ATGATCGTTTTGAACAGAGAAGTGGGCGAATCGCTACGGCGCGACAAATATGTCAACGTCCAGGGTGGTGACTTCAATCTCTACGGTCATTTCGCCGACTTCGTCAGACTGACCAAAAGTTGGGAAAACATGGAGCCTGACAGTTACTACGGTCAGGCCGAAGCCGGCATGCGTTACCGTCGTTACAGCGACTTTGAGTACAACCCGAAAACCCGCGAGCTGAAGCAACTCGAGCATCGCGCCTACGTGCAGTCCAAAGAAAACAACGCTTACGTTGGCGGCGTGGTTCGCCACTTCCAGGACTTCTCCGATGAAGTAATCACTTCGCCGGTGATGCGCAGCCTGATCGACACCGATTTCGAAGTGTACAAAAGTGTGCTGCCGGAAGAGCTGCACGATGAAATCTGGCAATGCCAGATTCATCAGATCCGCATCGAAATCAAACCCGGCAAGCAACTTGAGATTACGCCGGAAGGGATTCACTGCGACGGTTATCCGTTCAGCGGTGTGCACTTCTGGGGTCGCAACAATGTCGAGGGCGCGGAAAGTCGTTTGTACGACATCCATGAGAATCAATTGGCGTCGACGACCTACAAGGAAATTCTCGACACCACCTACTTCCTCGATCGCGACATGCGCCACTACGTCACGCCGGCCCGCAACACCCACACCCATGCCATGGCGTACCGGCAGATTCTGGCGATCTCCTTCTCGCGGCCCGGGACCGCTTTCGACATTGTTCGCTAA
- a CDS encoding GNAT family N-acetyltransferase, which yields MERFFRQFDEVSFCEWQDAKCLRGVLIQKTTTAYLAFDVAGEIVGAVLGGMLGSRGTINHLAVSPRYRSQGVGQRLVEAASSDMKRVGVLRMFLFVDDANLAGKRFWAAQGFCEPHGERTFERDL from the coding sequence ATGGAGCGCTTCTTCCGCCAGTTCGACGAAGTGTCCTTTTGCGAATGGCAGGACGCCAAGTGCTTGCGCGGCGTGTTGATCCAGAAAACCACCACGGCCTATCTGGCCTTCGACGTCGCCGGCGAAATCGTCGGGGCGGTGCTGGGCGGCATGCTCGGCAGTCGCGGCACAATCAACCATCTGGCCGTCAGCCCGCGCTACCGCAGTCAGGGTGTCGGTCAGCGTCTGGTTGAAGCGGCGTCTTCCGACATGAAGCGGGTCGGTGTGCTGCGGATGTTCCTGTTCGTCGATGATGCTAACCTCGCGGGCAAGCGATTCTGGGCTGCCCAGGGTTTTTGCGAACCTCACGGCGAGCGGACATTTGAGAGGGATCTATGA
- a CDS encoding AzlC family ABC transporter permease, giving the protein MNETSGSAPLMVTPQPSRTFAEASPVVAGYFTVSFVFGLMAVNAGLPMWLPVAMCLFVYAGASQFAALALISSGASLTTIVLTTFLINARHMLMSVYMAKALRALGLSRMERWAYAGGLTDESFAFHSVKLGTGAPVNIRYLIGFNLFCHTSWVLGGLLGAVCAQYASHLIKYQLDYALTAMMLYVLVSLCNTRNKLIAAAAAVVCMGALSLVGSSPFNVFIATFVGCGVGVCLTKRS; this is encoded by the coding sequence ATGAATGAAACGTCCGGCAGTGCGCCGCTGATGGTCACCCCTCAGCCGTCGCGCACGTTTGCCGAAGCCAGCCCCGTGGTTGCCGGATACTTCACGGTGTCGTTCGTGTTCGGACTGATGGCCGTCAACGCCGGCCTGCCGATGTGGCTGCCGGTGGCGATGTGCTTGTTCGTCTACGCCGGTGCTTCGCAATTCGCGGCGCTGGCACTGATCTCCAGCGGCGCCTCGCTGACCACCATTGTGCTGACCACCTTCCTGATCAACGCGCGACACATGCTGATGTCGGTTTACATGGCCAAGGCCCTGCGCGCCCTCGGTTTGAGCCGCATGGAGCGCTGGGCTTACGCCGGTGGCCTCACTGACGAGTCTTTTGCGTTTCACAGCGTCAAACTCGGCACTGGCGCGCCGGTCAACATCCGTTACCTGATCGGCTTCAATCTGTTCTGCCACACCTCGTGGGTGCTGGGTGGGCTGTTGGGGGCGGTGTGTGCGCAATATGCGTCGCACCTGATCAAATACCAGCTCGACTACGCACTGACCGCGATGATGCTCTACGTGCTGGTGTCGCTGTGCAACACCCGCAACAAACTCATCGCCGCCGCGGCTGCCGTCGTCTGCATGGGCGCGCTGAGCCTGGTCGGCAGCTCGCCGTTCAATGTGTTTATCGCCACGTTTGTGGGCTGCGGAGTCGGTGTATGCCTGACCAAACGTTCCTGA
- a CDS encoding AzlD domain-containing protein, with the protein MPDQTFLILVVALMMAVTFLPRALPLQVNTEHWPPFVARALEYLPVAIVAAISLTPLLIKDQHIQLDRPEFYAAIPTLLCAYFSKNLFLSVAVGTAAYIALGSFM; encoded by the coding sequence ATGCCTGACCAAACGTTCCTGATTCTGGTGGTCGCGCTGATGATGGCCGTGACCTTTCTGCCGCGCGCCTTGCCGCTGCAAGTCAACACCGAGCACTGGCCACCCTTCGTGGCGCGGGCGCTGGAATACTTGCCGGTGGCGATCGTCGCTGCGATCAGCCTGACACCCCTGTTGATCAAGGATCAGCACATACAACTCGATCGCCCGGAATTTTATGCCGCGATTCCGACGCTGTTATGTGCGTATTTCAGCAAAAACCTCTTTCTCAGTGTGGCGGTTGGGACGGCTGCGTACATTGCGCTCGGCTCGTTCATGTAG
- a CDS encoding LysR family transcriptional regulator, with protein sequence MDSRTLRNLMRIVQTGSLSAAAEHSCLTVQALAAQLNKVEEQFGFRLFRRSNKGLTLTPQGTELTPYMDRVLIATRQMEEKVEALKVPGQRPLKVALNNTLSADFNRRMIGRLIEVFPDYQMEFSYAESMENLSKLKNEDFDLAVLIGPQRPGLPSIVLPDVQVQVVGAHCGQENDPLTLLGNKFQVRPAEDCPYSHSFLRFLDAGLGNHENGQRMVYSCSETLTLSLITQMDAVGMVSREAAQKNGLTIFPGFEDFLEVRLAVNNPELSSQALNDVVDLPLHERAERNVRSRPNRHTEKEVFAEIRT encoded by the coding sequence ATGGATAGCAGAACCTTACGCAACCTCATGCGCATCGTGCAGACCGGCTCCTTGTCGGCCGCAGCCGAGCATTCGTGCCTGACTGTGCAGGCGTTGGCCGCGCAGTTGAACAAGGTCGAAGAGCAGTTCGGTTTCCGCTTGTTTCGACGTTCCAACAAAGGTCTGACGCTGACGCCGCAAGGCACCGAGCTCACGCCGTATATGGACAGAGTGCTGATCGCCACGCGACAGATGGAAGAAAAAGTCGAGGCACTCAAGGTGCCAGGCCAGCGCCCCTTGAAGGTCGCGTTGAACAACACGTTATCGGCTGACTTCAACCGGCGCATGATCGGACGCCTGATCGAAGTATTTCCCGATTACCAGATGGAATTCAGCTACGCCGAGTCGATGGAAAACCTCAGCAAGCTGAAGAATGAGGACTTCGATCTGGCGGTGTTGATCGGCCCGCAGCGCCCGGGGTTGCCGAGCATCGTCCTGCCGGATGTGCAGGTGCAGGTGGTCGGTGCGCATTGCGGCCAGGAAAACGATCCACTGACGTTACTGGGCAACAAGTTTCAGGTGCGTCCCGCGGAGGATTGTCCGTATTCCCACAGTTTTTTGCGTTTTCTCGACGCCGGTCTGGGCAATCACGAAAACGGCCAGCGCATGGTCTATTCGTGCAGCGAAACCCTGACGTTGTCGCTGATCACGCAAATGGATGCGGTCGGCATGGTCTCGCGCGAAGCCGCGCAAAAGAACGGCCTGACGATTTTCCCCGGGTTCGAGGATTTCCTCGAAGTGCGCCTGGCGGTGAACAATCCGGAGTTGTCGAGCCAGGCACTCAACGATGTCGTCGATCTGCCGCTACATGAACGAGCCGAGCGCAATGTACGCAGCCGTCCCAACCGCCACACTGAGAAAGAGGTTTTTGCTGAAATACGCACATAA